The Odocoileus virginianus isolate 20LAN1187 ecotype Illinois chromosome 27, Ovbor_1.2, whole genome shotgun sequence genome has a window encoding:
- the PBX2 gene encoding pre-B-cell leukemia transcription factor 2 isoform X1 codes for MEAERPQEEEDGEQYQSPHQDEHGWPPASSSTRPWRSAPPSPPPPGIRHTALGPRSASLLSLQTELLLDLVAEAQSRRLEEQRATFHPPKNPPSLGRALPRPLEDREQLYSTILSHQQIMTITDQSLDEAQAKKHALNCHRMKPALFSVLCEIKEKTGLSIRSSQEEEPVDPQLMRLDNMLLAEGVAGPEKGGGSAAAAAAAAASGGGVSPDNSIEHSDYRSKLAQIRHIYHSELEKYEQACNEFTTHVMNLLREQSRTRPVAPKEMERMVSIIHRKFSAIQMQLKQSTCEAVMILRSRFLDARRKRRNFSKQATEVLNEYFYSHLSNPYPSEEAKEELAKKCGITVSQVSNWFGNKRIRYKKNIGKFQEEANIYAVKTAVSVTQGGHSRTSSPTPPSSAGSGGSFNLSGSGDMFLGMPGLNGDSYSASQVESLRHSMGPGGYGDNLGGGQIYSPREMRANGGWQEAVTPSSVTSPTEGPGSVHSDTSN; via the exons ATGGAGGCTGAGAGACCCCAGGAAGAAGAGGATGGTGAGCAG TATCAGAGCCCCCATCAGGATGAGCATGGCTGGCCCCCCGCGAGCTCCAGCACTCGACCTTGGAGGTCTGCCCCtccgtcccctcctcctccagggattcgcCATACAG CCCTGGGGCCCCGCTCGGCCTCCCTGCTCTCCCTGCAGACCGAGCTCCTTCTGGACCTGGTGGCGGAGGCCCAGTCCCGCCGCCTAGAGGAGCAGAGAGCCACCTTCCATCCTCCCAAGAACCCCCCAAGCCTAGGTCGAGCCCTGCCCCGGCCTCTTGAGGACAGAGAACAGCTCTACAGCACTATCCTCAGTCACCAG CAGATAATGACCATCACCGACCAGAGCCTGGACGAGGCCCAGGCCAA GAAACACGCCCTAAACTGCCACCGCATGAAGCCTGCTCTCTTTAGCGTCCTGTGTGAAATCAAGGAGAAAACTG GCCTCAGCATTCGAAGCTCCCAAGAGGAGGAGCCTGTGGATCCACAGCTGATGCGCTTGGACAACATGCTTCTGGCAGAGGGTGTGGCTGGGCCTGAGAAAGGGGGTGGCTCAGCGGCTGCAGCTGCCGCCGCTGCAGCCTCCGGGGGTGGAGTGTCCCCTGACAACTCCATCGAACACTCGGACTATCGCAGCAAACTTGCCCAGATCCGCCACATTTACCACTCGGAGCTGGAGAAATATGAGCAG GCGTGTAACGAGTTCACAACCCACGTCATGAACCTGCTGAGGGAGCAGAGCCGCACGCGGCCCGTGGCACCCAAGGAGATGGAGCGCATGGTGAGCATCATCCACCGGAAGTTCAGCGCCATCCAGATGCAACTCAAGCAGAGCACCTGCGAGGCCGTTATGATCCTACGTTCCCGCTTCCTGGATGCCAG ACGGAAACGCCGTAACTTCAGCAAACAGGCCACGGAGGTTCTGAATGAGTATTTCTACTCCCACCTGAGTAACCCATACCCTAGTGAGGAGGCTAAGGAGGAGCTCGCCAAGAAGTGTGGAATCACTGTCTCTCAG GTCTCCAACTGGTTTGGCAACAAGCGGATTCGCTATAAGAAAAACATTGGAAAGTTCCAAGAGGAGGCAAACATCTATGCCGTCAAGACCGCCGTGTCGGTCACCCAGGGAGGCCACAGCCGCACCAGCTCCCCGACACCCCCTTCCTCCGCAG GCTCTGGCGGCTCTTTCAATCTCTCAGGATCCGGTGACATGTTTCTGGGGATGCCCGGGCTCAACGGAGATTCCTACTCTGCCtcccag GTGGAATCACTCCGACACTCAATGGGGCCAGGGGGCTACGGGGATAACCTCGGGGGAGGCCAGATATACAGCCCTCGGGAAATGAGG GCAAATGGCGGCTGGCAGGAGGCTGTCACCCCGTCCTCAGTAACGTCCCCGACAGAGGGACCAGGGAGCGTTCATTCGGACACTTCCAACTGA
- the PBX2 gene encoding pre-B-cell leukemia transcription factor 2 isoform X2, with amino-acid sequence MTITDQSLDEAQAKKHALNCHRMKPALFSVLCEIKEKTGLSIRSSQEEEPVDPQLMRLDNMLLAEGVAGPEKGGGSAAAAAAAAASGGGVSPDNSIEHSDYRSKLAQIRHIYHSELEKYEQACNEFTTHVMNLLREQSRTRPVAPKEMERMVSIIHRKFSAIQMQLKQSTCEAVMILRSRFLDARRKRRNFSKQATEVLNEYFYSHLSNPYPSEEAKEELAKKCGITVSQVSNWFGNKRIRYKKNIGKFQEEANIYAVKTAVSVTQGGHSRTSSPTPPSSAGSGGSFNLSGSGDMFLGMPGLNGDSYSASQVESLRHSMGPGGYGDNLGGGQIYSPREMRANGGWQEAVTPSSVTSPTEGPGSVHSDTSN; translated from the exons ATGACCATCACCGACCAGAGCCTGGACGAGGCCCAGGCCAA GAAACACGCCCTAAACTGCCACCGCATGAAGCCTGCTCTCTTTAGCGTCCTGTGTGAAATCAAGGAGAAAACTG GCCTCAGCATTCGAAGCTCCCAAGAGGAGGAGCCTGTGGATCCACAGCTGATGCGCTTGGACAACATGCTTCTGGCAGAGGGTGTGGCTGGGCCTGAGAAAGGGGGTGGCTCAGCGGCTGCAGCTGCCGCCGCTGCAGCCTCCGGGGGTGGAGTGTCCCCTGACAACTCCATCGAACACTCGGACTATCGCAGCAAACTTGCCCAGATCCGCCACATTTACCACTCGGAGCTGGAGAAATATGAGCAG GCGTGTAACGAGTTCACAACCCACGTCATGAACCTGCTGAGGGAGCAGAGCCGCACGCGGCCCGTGGCACCCAAGGAGATGGAGCGCATGGTGAGCATCATCCACCGGAAGTTCAGCGCCATCCAGATGCAACTCAAGCAGAGCACCTGCGAGGCCGTTATGATCCTACGTTCCCGCTTCCTGGATGCCAG ACGGAAACGCCGTAACTTCAGCAAACAGGCCACGGAGGTTCTGAATGAGTATTTCTACTCCCACCTGAGTAACCCATACCCTAGTGAGGAGGCTAAGGAGGAGCTCGCCAAGAAGTGTGGAATCACTGTCTCTCAG GTCTCCAACTGGTTTGGCAACAAGCGGATTCGCTATAAGAAAAACATTGGAAAGTTCCAAGAGGAGGCAAACATCTATGCCGTCAAGACCGCCGTGTCGGTCACCCAGGGAGGCCACAGCCGCACCAGCTCCCCGACACCCCCTTCCTCCGCAG GCTCTGGCGGCTCTTTCAATCTCTCAGGATCCGGTGACATGTTTCTGGGGATGCCCGGGCTCAACGGAGATTCCTACTCTGCCtcccag GTGGAATCACTCCGACACTCAATGGGGCCAGGGGGCTACGGGGATAACCTCGGGGGAGGCCAGATATACAGCCCTCGGGAAATGAGG GCAAATGGCGGCTGGCAGGAGGCTGTCACCCCGTCCTCAGTAACGTCCCCGACAGAGGGACCAGGGAGCGTTCATTCGGACACTTCCAACTGA
- the PBX2 gene encoding pre-B-cell leukemia transcription factor 2 isoform X3 translates to MKPALFSVLCEIKEKTGLSIRSSQEEEPVDPQLMRLDNMLLAEGVAGPEKGGGSAAAAAAAAASGGGVSPDNSIEHSDYRSKLAQIRHIYHSELEKYEQACNEFTTHVMNLLREQSRTRPVAPKEMERMVSIIHRKFSAIQMQLKQSTCEAVMILRSRFLDARRKRRNFSKQATEVLNEYFYSHLSNPYPSEEAKEELAKKCGITVSQVSNWFGNKRIRYKKNIGKFQEEANIYAVKTAVSVTQGGHSRTSSPTPPSSAGSGGSFNLSGSGDMFLGMPGLNGDSYSASQVESLRHSMGPGGYGDNLGGGQIYSPREMRANGGWQEAVTPSSVTSPTEGPGSVHSDTSN, encoded by the exons ATGAAGCCTGCTCTCTTTAGCGTCCTGTGTGAAATCAAGGAGAAAACTG GCCTCAGCATTCGAAGCTCCCAAGAGGAGGAGCCTGTGGATCCACAGCTGATGCGCTTGGACAACATGCTTCTGGCAGAGGGTGTGGCTGGGCCTGAGAAAGGGGGTGGCTCAGCGGCTGCAGCTGCCGCCGCTGCAGCCTCCGGGGGTGGAGTGTCCCCTGACAACTCCATCGAACACTCGGACTATCGCAGCAAACTTGCCCAGATCCGCCACATTTACCACTCGGAGCTGGAGAAATATGAGCAG GCGTGTAACGAGTTCACAACCCACGTCATGAACCTGCTGAGGGAGCAGAGCCGCACGCGGCCCGTGGCACCCAAGGAGATGGAGCGCATGGTGAGCATCATCCACCGGAAGTTCAGCGCCATCCAGATGCAACTCAAGCAGAGCACCTGCGAGGCCGTTATGATCCTACGTTCCCGCTTCCTGGATGCCAG ACGGAAACGCCGTAACTTCAGCAAACAGGCCACGGAGGTTCTGAATGAGTATTTCTACTCCCACCTGAGTAACCCATACCCTAGTGAGGAGGCTAAGGAGGAGCTCGCCAAGAAGTGTGGAATCACTGTCTCTCAG GTCTCCAACTGGTTTGGCAACAAGCGGATTCGCTATAAGAAAAACATTGGAAAGTTCCAAGAGGAGGCAAACATCTATGCCGTCAAGACCGCCGTGTCGGTCACCCAGGGAGGCCACAGCCGCACCAGCTCCCCGACACCCCCTTCCTCCGCAG GCTCTGGCGGCTCTTTCAATCTCTCAGGATCCGGTGACATGTTTCTGGGGATGCCCGGGCTCAACGGAGATTCCTACTCTGCCtcccag GTGGAATCACTCCGACACTCAATGGGGCCAGGGGGCTACGGGGATAACCTCGGGGGAGGCCAGATATACAGCCCTCGGGAAATGAGG GCAAATGGCGGCTGGCAGGAGGCTGTCACCCCGTCCTCAGTAACGTCCCCGACAGAGGGACCAGGGAGCGTTCATTCGGACACTTCCAACTGA